A genomic region of Tigriopus californicus strain San Diego chromosome 1, Tcal_SD_v2.1, whole genome shotgun sequence contains the following coding sequences:
- the LOC131881281 gene encoding myosin heavy chain, muscle-like: MPGHIKKSEGPDPDPSPWLIVSDELRVKLKAKPYDAKKSCWVPEKATGGYLEGLIDSTDGDKVTVTILETKEKKVFKKDQVGQVNPPKFDCCDDMAGLTYLNDACVLWNSVVRYKNELIYTYSGLFCIAINPYKRFPIYTQRAIDLYIGKRRTEAPPHIFGVAEGSYQGMMLAGKNQSILITGESGAGKTENTKKVIAYFASVGASGKKKEGEASLEDKIVQTNPVLEAWGNAKTVRNDNSSRFGKFIRIWFNQGGKLSGADMVIYLLEKSRLTFQAELERCYHAFYNLMSDAVPDLKEKCLLSDNIYDYWWVSQGKTSVESIDDKEDMQFAHDAYRILGFSEEETYNIYKLTSVVMHMGNMTKDFVPVGKEEQAEIKTDENAMKVAELCGIDAEWMINYFCKPKLKVGTEWVTKGQTCPQASNSVAGIARKIYELTFRFIMEKCNETLVEPSMKKVQYIGCLDIAGFEIFDYNGFEQICINFCNEKLQQFFNQHMFVLEQEEYVREGIDWANVDFGMDLQKCIDMFEKPMGLLAILEEESLFPKATDQTFAAKLHENLLGKCENFQKASPKPDPHAHFAVIHYAATVSYNLTGWLEKNKDPLNDSVVELFKNGSNKLLIECFKDHPGQPLEAKKDSGGPRKKGGGKTVSSFYKGQLDDLMKTLYATDPAFIRCVVPNTHKKPGGVESGLVMHQYQCNGVLAGIAICRKGFPNKVQYPEFRVRYNILAAAAVAKAKNDKAAAKAVLDVIKLEPEKYRLGHTKVFFRAGILGYMEEVREDRIGEVLSWLQSQARGKTSRMVFKKMQDQKLALYCCQRTIRNYYIGKTWLWWQLWLAIKPNLKCTKFAQYKAEYEEKIAIAEKNMAKAVAECKKVTQEHERLSAEKSDLQLALQSGGSAVQDIIDKTNRIEGMKNDLQKQVDDTVTRVKSEEEAKAQIEAQGGKVRLDADRLRGEIKELESQLEQCEEDKLTKDGQIRTLKEEITHQEDMIAKLQKEKKGVGEGKQKIEEDIQSYEDKCNHLNKVKCKLELSLDEVEDSLEREKKSKADVEKLKRRVEGDLKLTQEAVSDLERIKAELSQTIQRKEKELSSMSAKIEDEQTLGGKHSKQIKELQTRLEELDEELAVERQARAKAEKNRAILSRDIEDLAEKLEDAGNHTSTQIELNKKRESELHKLKAELEESNIAHEGTLAALRQKHNNTMSELGEQIDSINKMKAKAEKDKGNMERDLQDNRSALEEAMRERANIEKNGKMTQGLIVEGNQKLDELARALNESEASKKKLNVENQDLQRQIEDTENSIAQLGKQKISLTTQLEDTKRLADAESRDRASLLSKFKNLNTELETLRDRIEQESENKSDLLKALSKAQAESQLWRSKYETEGLSRIEDLDSCKGKLQARISEAEETIESLNVKVSSTEKTRGRLEVELEDLQLEYERVHASAVISEKRARNFDKVIGEWKAKVEDLQAEVDATNTEARNYSSELFRLRAAWDESVEQLDVVKRENKNLADEIRDLLEQLGDGGRSIHELDKQRRRLEVEKEELQAALEEAEAALEQEENKVLRAQLELGQVRQEIDRKIQEKEEEFENTRKNHVRAMDSMQASLEAEARAKAEALRIKKKLESDINELEIALDHANKANAEAHKSIKRYQGQLRDVEGSYEEESRQRQEIAERAGLADRKANALQGELEEARALLDSADRGKRQADQELADSRGAVNEMTVVNNRATADKRQLESAIHTLHAEIDDMLHQAKNSEEKAKKAMVDAARLADELRAEQDHSNTQEKHKRALEGQFVELEQRLIEANDMAAKMGRNAMAKLESRIRELEIELGNTQSGTSETYKAYQKCERRIKELQFQQDEDHKNQERMSELATKLQQKIRTYKKQIEEAEEIAALNLAKYRKAQQELEEAEDRTKSAEVQLSNTRQYRGGSIF; the protein is encoded by the exons ATGCCTGGTCACATCAAAAAGAGCGAAGGACCCGATCCAGATCCGTCTCCATGGTTGATTGTGTCCGATGAGCTCAGGGTTAAGCTCAAAGCGAAGCCTTACGATGCAAAGAAGTCCTGCTGGGTGCCTGAGAAGGCCACTGGTGGATACTTGGAGGGTTTGATTGACTCCACGGACGGAGATAAGGTCACCGTCACCATCTTGGAGACCAAAGAG AAAAAGGTTTTCAAGAAGGATCAAGTGGGTCAGGTCAATCCTCCCAAGTTTGACTGTTGCGATGACATGGCTGGTTTGACTTACCTCAATGACGCCTGCGTCTTGTGGAACTCCGTGGTTAGGTACAAGAATGAGCTCATCTACACCTACTCTGGTCTCTTCTGTATCGCCATTAACCCCTACAAACGGTTCCCCATCTACACTCAACGAGCCATCGATTTGTACATTGGCAAGCGACGAACTGAGGCTCCCCCGCATATCTTTGGTGTAGCTGAAGGATCCTACCAGGGTATGATGTTGGCCGGCAAAAATCAGTCCATCCTGATTACTGGCGAGTCTGGAGCTGGAAAGACTGAGAACACCAAGAAGGTTATTGCTTACTTTGCCTCCGTTGGTGCCTCTggcaagaagaaagaaggcgAGGCCTCTCTTGAGGACAAGATCGTCCAGACTAATCCCGTCTTGGAAGCTTGGGGTAACGCCAAGACCGTGAGAAATGACAACTCCTCGCGATTTGGAAAGTTCATCCGTATCTGGTTCAACCAAGGTGGCAAGCTCTCTGGGGCTGACATGGTTATCTACCTCTTGGAGAAGTCCCGATTGACCTTCCAAGCCGAGTTGGAGCGATGTTACCACGCTTTCTACAATCTGATGTCAGATGCTGTCCctgatttgaaagagaagTGCCTTCTGTCTGACAACATCTACGACTATTGGTGGGTGTCACAAGGAAAGACCTCTGTGGAGTCCATCGACGACAAAGAGGACATGCAGTTTGCCCATGATGCCTACAGGATTCTTGGGTTTAGCGAGGAGGAGACCTACAACATCTACAAGCTCACCTCTGTCGTTATGCACATGGGAAACATGACCAAGGACTTTGTGCCAGTGGGCAAAGAGGAACAGGCTGAAATCAAAactgatgaaaatgcaatgaaagTTGCTGAGTTGTGCGGCATTGATGCCGAATGGATGATCAACTACTTCTGCAAGCCAAAGCTGAAGGTCGGTACCGAATGGGTTACCAAGGGTCAAACTTGTCCTCAGGCTTCCAACTCCGTGGCTGGTATCGCTCGTAAGATCTATGAGCTGACTTTCCGATTCATCATGGAGAAGTGTAACGAGACTCTAGTGGAACCATCCATGAAGAAAGTCCAATACATTGGATGCTTGGATATTGCTGGCTTCGAGATCTTCGACTACAACGGCTTCGAACAGATCTGTATCAACTTCTGTAACGAAAAACTTCAACAGTTCTTCAACCAGCACATGTTCgtcttggaacaagaagaataCGTTCGAGAGGGTATAGATTGGGCCAATGTGGATTTCGGTATGGATTTGCAGAAATGTATCGACATGTTTGAGAAGCCCATGGGTCTCCTGGCCATTCTTGAAGAGGAGTCTCTTTTCCCCAAGGCCACTGATCAAACTTTTGCCGCCAAGCTTCACGAGAATTTACTTGGAAAGTGTGAGAACTTCCAAAAAGCCAGTCCCAAGCCTGATCCCCATGCTCACTTTGCCGTGATCCATTATGCCGCTACTGTTTCCTACAATCTAACAGGATGGCTCGAGAAGAACAAGGATCCTCTCAATGACTCTGTGGTTGAATTGTTTAAGAACGGAAGCAACAAGTTGTTGATCGAATGTTTCAAGGATCACCCTGGTCAACCCTTGGAGGCCAAAAAGGATTCCGGTGGACCCCGAAAGAAGGGCGGTGGCAAGACCGTGTCTTCTTTCTACAAGGGTCAACTGGATGACCTCATGAAGACCCTGTACGCCACTGATCCTGCGTTCATCCGTTGTGTGGTGCCCAACACTCACAAGAAACCCGGAGGAGTGGAGTCTGGCCTTGTTATGCATCAATACCAATGTAACGGTGTCTTGGCTGGTATTGCCATTTGCAGAAAGGGATTCCCCAACAAGGTTCAATATCCCGAATTCAGGGTCCGCTACAACATTTTGGCAGCTGCCGCCGTTGCCAAAGCCAAGAATGACAAGGCTGCAGCCAAAGCTGTCTTGGATGTCATCAAGTTGGAACCTGAGAAGTACCGTCTTGGTCACACTAAGGTGTTCTTCAGGGCGGGTATCTTGGGTTACATGGAGGAGGTACGCGAAGACAGGATCGGTGAGGTTCTCTCTTGGTTGCAATCCCAAGCCCGTGGTAAGACATCTCGTATGGTCTTCAAGAAGATGCAAGATCAAAAGTTGGCTCTTTACTGCTGTCAGCGAACCATTCGTAATTACTACATTGGTAAGACCTGGTTGTGGTGGCAATTGTGGTTGGCCATCAAGCCCAACTTGAAGTGCACAAAGTTCGCTCAATACAAAGCTGAGTACGAGGAGAAGATCGCTATTGCCGAGAAGAACATGGCCAAGGCCGTAGCTGAATGCAAGAAGGTCACCCAGGAGCATGAACGTTTATCCGCTGAAAAGTCCGATCTTCAGCTTGCCCTTCAAAGCGGTGGATCGGCAGTTCAAGACATTATTGACAAGACCAATCGTATCGAGGGCATGAAAAACGACTTGCAAAAGCAAGTGGATGATACCGTTACCAGGGTCAAATCTGAAGAGGAGGCAAAAGCTCAAATTGAAGCGCAAGGAGGAAAGGTTCGCCTTGATGCTGATCGATTGAGAGGAGAAATCAAGGAGTTAGAAtctcaattggaacaatgcGAGGAGGACAAGCTAACCAAGGATGGCCAAATCAGAACCCTAAAGGAGGAGATTACTCACCAAGAAGATATGATTGCCAAGCTtcagaaagagaagaagggcGTTGGCGAGGGTAAACAGAAGATTGAGGAGGACATCCAGTCTTATGAGGATAAATGTAACCACCTGAACAAGGTCAAATGCAAGCTCGAATTGTCATTGGACGAGGTGGAGGACTCCCTGGAACGAGAGAAGAAGTCCAAGGCTGATGTTGAAAAGCTGAAGAGACGAGTGGAGGGAGATCTGAAGCTCACTCAGGAGGCTGTGTCCGACTTGGAGCGCATCAAAGCCGAGTTGAGCCAAACCATTCAGCGCAAGGAGAAAGAGCTTTCTAGCATGTCGGCTAAGATCGAGGATGAGCAAACTTTGGGAGGAAAACATAGCAAGCAAATCAAGGAACTCCAAACTCGCCTCGAAGAGTTGGATGAGGAGCTTGCTGTGGAAAGACAAGCCAGAGCCAAAGCAGAGAAAAACCGGGCCATCTTGTCCCGAGATATCGAGGACTTGGCTGAGAAACTCGAGGATGCTGGTAACCATACTTCCACCCAAATTGAGCTGAACAAGAAACGTGAGAGTGAGCTCCACAAACTCAAGGCTGAGTTGGAGGAATCTAACATTGCTCATGAGGGCACTTTGGCCGCTTTGCGACAAAAGCATAACAACACCATGTCTGAGTTGGGAGAGCAGATCGACTCCATCAATAAGATGAAGGCCAAGGCTGAGAAGGACAAAGGCAACATGGAGCGGGACTTGCAAGACAACCGTTCTGCTTTGGAGGAAGCCATGCGTGAGCGTGCCAACatcgagaaaaatggaaagatgaCCCAGGGATTGATTGTGGAGGGAAACCAGAAGTTGGACGAGTTGGCTCGAGCCTTGAACGAATCTGAGGCTTCCAAGAAGAAACTGAACGTGGAGAACCAAGATCTTCAACGTCAAATTGAGGATACTGAGAACTCCATTGCTCAGCTCGGGAAGCAAAAGATTTCTTTGACCACTCAACTTGAGGACACCAAGCGGTTGGCAGATGCCGAATCTCGGGACAGAGCGTCTCTGTTGAGCAAGTTTAAGAACTTGAACACTGAACTGGAGACCTTGAGGGATCGCATCGAGCAGGAGTCCGAGAACAAATCTGACTTGCTCAAAGCTTTGTCCAAGGCCCAAGCCGAATCGCAATTGTGGAGATCCAAGTATGAGACCGAGGGCTTGAGCCGTATTGAGGATTTGGATAGTTGCAAGGGCAAGCTCCAAGCAAGAATTTCCGAGGCTGAAGAAACCATCGAGTCTTTGAATGTGAAGGTGTCAAGCACTGAGAAAACTCGTGGACGTCTGGAGGTTGAGCTTGAGGATCTTCAGCTCGAGTATGAACGTGTTCATGCTTCCGCCGTTATTTCTGAGAAGCGGGCTCGCAACTTTGACAAGGTCATCGGAGAATGGAAGGCCAAGGTTGAGGACCTCCAAGCTGAGGTTGATGCAACCAATACCGAGGCTCGAAACTACAGCAGTGAGTTGTTCCGTCTTCGTGCCGCTTGGGACGAGTCTGTTGAGCAATTGGATGTCGTCAAGAGGGAGAACAAGAACTTGGCTGATGAAATCAGAGATTTGCTCGAGCAATTGGGAGATGGCGGCCGATCTATCCACGAGTTGGACAAACAACGACGCCGTTTGGAGGTCGAGAAAGAGGAGCTTCAAGCTGCTTTGGAGGAAGCAGAAGCCGCTCTTGAACAAGAGGAGAACAAAGTCTTACGTGCCCAATTGGAATTGGGGCAAGTCCGCCAAGAGATTGATCGCAAGATccaagagaaggaggaggagttCGAAAACACCAG GAAGAACCATGTGCGTGCCATGGACTCCATGCAAGCTTCTTTGGAGGCTGAGGCTCGAGCCAAGGCTGAGGCTCTTAGGATCAAGAAGAAGCTTGAATCGGATATCAATGAACTGGAGATTGCGTTGGACCATGCCAACAAGGCCAATGCCGAGGCACACAAGTCCATTAAGCGTTACCAAGGACAACTCAGGGACGTGGAAGGGTCCTATGAGGAAGAAAGCCGTCAACGCCAAGAGATTGCCGAGAGAGCCGGACTTGCTGATCGCAAGGCCAATGCTCTTCAAGGCGAGTTGGAGGAGGCTCGTGCTCTTTTGGACTCTGCTGATCGTGGCAAGCGACAAGCTGACCAGGAATTGGCTGACTCCCGAGGCGCTGTCAATGAGATGACTGTCGTCAACAACCGAGCCACCGCCGACAAGAGACAACTGGAGAGTGCCATTCACACTTTGCACGCCGAAATTGATGATATGCTCCATCAAGCTAAGAACTCTGaggagaaggccaagaaggccaTGGTTGATGCTGCCAGACTTGCTGATGAGTTGAGAGCTGAGCAAGACCATTCCAATACCCAGGAGAAGCACAAGCGGGCTCTCGAAGGTCAATTTGTTGAGCTCGAGCAACGTCTCATCGAAGCCAATGATATGGCTGCCAAGATGGGCCGCAATGCCATGGCCAAACTTGAATCTAGAATTCGCGAGTTGGAGATCGAGTTGGGCAACACCCAATCTGGAACCTCGGAGACTTACAAGGCTTACCAAAAGTGTGAGCGTCGCATCAAGGAACTCCAGTTCCAACAAGACGAGGATCACAAGAACCAGGAGAGGATGAGTGAATTGGCCACTAAGCTTCAACAGAAGATTAGAACTTACAAGAAACAGATCGAGGAAGCCGAAGAGATTGCAGCCCtcaacttggccaagtacCGTAAAGCTCAACAAGAGCTTGAGGAGGCCGAAGATCGCACCAAGAGCGCAGAGGTCCAATTGTCCAACACTCGCCAATACCGTGGTGGATCCATCTTCTAA